In the genome of Clostridiisalibacter paucivorans DSM 22131, one region contains:
- the brnQ gene encoding branched-chain amino acid transport system II carrier protein — MTKERKDIFIAGFALFAIFFGAGNLIFPPSLGLSAGKYWPLAALGFLLTDPVLPILGVIATSKVGGKAEDLGKRVSPLFAKILGSICILFIGPLFAVPRTSATVYEIAIKPILPNSPLIITSLVFFTLTYLLVVNQSTVIDKIGKYLTPILLVILTIIIITSIFSPIGPKLKTEPGNYFLMGFEEGYQTMDALGASLMAGIVLTDLIYRGYKDRKKQQYMTTRIGLVAGALLFFVYGGLTYVGSTGNAVFNSNMPRVDLLLGLVNELFGTTGTVAISIVVSLACLTTSVGLTATAANYFNGISNGRLSYKFIAITAVICSLFLSLFGVEGLINLAVPILSTVYPVMIVLILMTLFDKYITYNNTYTGAVLGAFLISLTINLNSKFDILNGPMALIKKLPLYDNGFPWIVPAIVLSILFMIYSKIKEENLAVKEQNTI, encoded by the coding sequence ATGACAAAAGAAAGAAAGGATATTTTTATAGCAGGATTTGCATTATTTGCAATCTTTTTCGGTGCTGGCAATTTAATTTTTCCACCTAGTCTAGGATTATCGGCAGGGAAATATTGGCCTTTGGCAGCACTGGGATTTCTACTTACAGATCCTGTTTTGCCAATTCTTGGTGTTATTGCAACATCTAAAGTAGGTGGAAAAGCTGAAGATTTGGGTAAAAGGGTAAGTCCCCTATTTGCTAAAATTTTAGGTTCTATATGTATTCTATTTATTGGGCCTCTTTTTGCAGTGCCACGAACTTCTGCTACTGTATATGAAATAGCTATAAAACCTATTTTGCCAAATTCACCACTTATAATAACATCGTTAGTATTTTTTACCCTTACCTACTTACTTGTAGTTAACCAAAGTACTGTCATTGATAAAATAGGAAAATATTTAACACCCATATTGTTAGTCATCCTCACTATAATAATAATAACAAGTATATTTAGCCCCATCGGTCCTAAATTAAAAACAGAACCTGGTAATTATTTTTTAATGGGATTTGAGGAAGGATATCAAACTATGGATGCATTGGGTGCATCATTAATGGCAGGTATAGTATTAACAGATTTAATTTATAGAGGCTATAAAGATCGTAAAAAACAACAATACATGACCACTAGAATAGGACTAGTTGCCGGAGCTTTATTGTTCTTTGTATATGGAGGACTTACTTATGTAGGCTCTACAGGAAATGCTGTATTCAATAGCAATATGCCTAGAGTTGATCTATTGTTAGGTCTAGTAAATGAACTCTTTGGGACCACTGGTACAGTAGCTATATCAATAGTAGTATCTTTAGCTTGTCTAACCACATCAGTAGGTCTTACAGCCACAGCAGCAAACTACTTTAATGGTATAAGCAATGGAAGACTTTCCTACAAATTCATAGCTATTACTGCAGTTATATGTAGTCTTTTCTTATCCCTATTTGGTGTAGAAGGTTTAATAAATCTAGCCGTTCCAATTCTATCTACCGTATATCCCGTAATGATTGTTTTAATATTGATGACATTATTTGATAAATATATTACATATAATAATACTTATACTGGTGCTGTATTAGGAGCCTTTTTAATCAGTTTAACTATAAATTTGAATAGTAAGTTTGATATATTAAACGGACCCATGGCTTTAATAAAAAAATTACCTCTATATGATAATGGCTTTCCATGGATTGTACCCGCTATAGTATTAAGTATCTTATTTATGATTTATAGTAAGATAAAAGAGGAAAATCTAGCTGTAAAGGAGCAAAACACCATTTAA
- a CDS encoding electron transfer flavoprotein subunit alpha, protein MAIRVINEKCIGCGMCVKTCPFDAIDMINKKAVIKDNCTVCGACVDACPVDAIVKDESKRQGMDISKYEGVWVFAEQRDGEVLNVAIELLGEGRKLADKRGVELTAVLLGKGIDNVAEELVKYGADKVLYVDNELLEVYTTDGYTKVISELINDRKPEIMLIGATTIGRDLGPRLSARLGTGLTADCTRLEIDEEDGKLLQTRPAFGGNLMATIITPDHRPQMSTVRPGVMEKAHYNEDANGKVETLAVDLTEADIKAKVEECIKSEKEEVALEEAPIIVAGGRGVGNEKGFEVIEKLAHKLGGVVGSSRAAVDAGWIEHPHQVGQTGKTVRPKLYIACGISGAIQHLAGMQSSDCIVAINKNADAPIFKVADYGIVGDLYEVIPALIEALDKVDDIMEAFKAASK, encoded by the coding sequence ATGGCAATAAGAGTAATCAATGAAAAATGTATAGGATGTGGTATGTGTGTAAAAACATGTCCATTTGATGCTATTGATATGATAAACAAAAAAGCAGTAATAAAAGATAACTGTACAGTATGTGGGGCTTGTGTGGATGCATGTCCAGTAGATGCAATAGTAAAAGATGAATCAAAAAGACAAGGTATGGACATAAGCAAATATGAAGGTGTATGGGTATTTGCAGAGCAAAGAGATGGTGAAGTGCTTAATGTAGCTATAGAATTATTAGGTGAAGGTAGAAAATTAGCTGATAAGCGTGGAGTTGAATTGACAGCAGTATTACTAGGAAAAGGCATCGACAATGTAGCTGAAGAGCTAGTAAAATATGGTGCAGATAAAGTATTATATGTAGACAATGAATTATTAGAGGTATATACTACAGATGGATATACTAAAGTAATTTCTGAATTAATAAATGATAGAAAGCCTGAAATCATGTTAATTGGTGCTACTACAATAGGTAGGGATTTAGGACCAAGACTTTCAGCTAGATTGGGAACAGGATTAACAGCTGACTGTACAAGACTTGAAATAGATGAAGAAGACGGTAAATTATTACAAACTCGTCCAGCATTTGGTGGTAACTTAATGGCTACAATCATCACTCCTGATCATAGACCTCAAATGTCTACAGTAAGACCTGGAGTTATGGAAAAAGCTCATTATAATGAAGATGCAAACGGAAAAGTTGAAACTCTTGCAGTAGATTTAACAGAAGCAGATATAAAAGCTAAAGTTGAAGAATGTATTAAGAGTGAAAAAGAAGAAGTTGCATTAGAAGAAGCTCCAATCATTGTAGCTGGTGGTAGAGGAGTAGGAAATGAAAAAGGATTTGAAGTTATAGAAAAATTAGCTCATAAACTTGGAGGAGTTGTTGGTTCTTCAAGAGCAGCAGTAGATGCTGGTTGGATAGAGCATCCTCACCAAGTAGGTCAAACTGGTAAAACTGTTAGACCTAAATTATATATAGCATGTGGTATATCAGGAGCTATTCAGCATTTAGCTGGTATGCAAAGTTCTGATTGTATAGTTGCTATAAATAAAAATGCAGATGCACCTATATTTAAGGTAGCAGATTACGGTATTGTTGGGGACCTTTATGAAGTAATTCCTGCTTTAATTGAGGCTCTAGACAAAGTAGATGACATAATGGAAGCATTCAAGGCAGCAAGTAAATAA
- a CDS encoding Asp23/Gls24 family envelope stress response protein, whose protein sequence is MDIIALIGPSGTGKSYKAIMLAKDLGIEYIIDDGLLIRGTKVLCGKSAKREGSIVSAVKRALFLDEEHRKAVLDIIDSEQINKILIIGTSDKMINRITNTLRMPEANKRIYIEDISGEDEIKQAKISRHKEGKHVIPVPTFEIKKDFSGYFIDTLKIFRRRHNKKEQDIYEKTVVRPTFSYLGRYTISHNVIRDLVRHGAFKINEVKDVGGISIKGKENGIKIDLDVVVTYGKSIPYIIKEMQRKIIHEVDNMTSLNIISVNVFVKKIIKNDR, encoded by the coding sequence ATGGATATAATAGCACTTATTGGTCCCAGTGGAACAGGAAAAAGTTATAAGGCTATAATGTTGGCTAAGGATTTAGGTATTGAATATATAATAGATGATGGACTTCTCATAAGGGGCACAAAGGTGCTTTGTGGTAAATCTGCTAAGAGAGAAGGCTCAATAGTTAGTGCAGTAAAAAGGGCATTATTTTTAGATGAAGAACATAGAAAAGCCGTATTAGACATAATTGATAGTGAACAAATAAACAAAATACTTATTATAGGTACTTCGGATAAGATGATAAATAGAATTACAAATACTTTGAGAATGCCCGAGGCTAATAAACGGATATATATAGAAGATATTTCTGGTGAAGATGAAATCAAACAAGCTAAAATATCAAGGCATAAAGAAGGAAAGCATGTAATACCGGTTCCTACATTTGAAATAAAAAAGGATTTCTCAGGTTATTTTATCGATACATTGAAAATATTTAGAAGGAGACATAATAAAAAGGAACAGGATATATATGAAAAAACTGTGGTAAGACCTACATTTAGCTATTTAGGTAGATATACCATATCTCACAATGTAATACGAGATTTAGTAAGGCATGGTGCTTTTAAGATAAACGAAGTAAAAGATGTGGGAGGAATATCTATAAAGGGTAAAGAAAATGGTATAAAAATAGATCTAGATGTAGTAGTTACATATGGAAAATCAATACCATATATAATTAAAGAGATGCAGAGAAAAATAATACATGAAGTAGATAATATGACATCACTAAATATAATATCTGTAAATGTTTTCGTTAAAAAAATAATAAAAAATGATAGGTAA
- a CDS encoding D-isomer specific 2-hydroxyacid dehydrogenase family protein gives MNILAYCVRPDEVESFKKFSKKYGHEIKLIPQSFGPEVADLAKGYDAVSILGNCNANREALEKIKSHGIKYLATRSAGVNNIDFKATEEFGIKVANVPAYSPNSVSELTVGITLCLTRKIPFALRRVGVQSFALNGLIGVELRNLTVGVIGTGRIGLEVIKGFSGFGTKMIGYDIVENEEAKKYIEYKSLDDIYREADIITLHIPLTDDNYHMIGKESISKMKDGVFIVNAARGALIDTEALIEGLKSGKVGGAALDTYEHEGGVFHNDKMNEIMSDDTLAKLMSFPNVVVTPHFGFYTDEAVSNMVETTLINLRDFESKGTSRNQVK, from the coding sequence ATGAATATTTTAGCTTATTGTGTAAGACCTGATGAGGTTGAATCTTTCAAAAAGTTTTCAAAAAAGTATGGCCATGAAATCAAATTGATACCTCAATCTTTTGGTCCAGAGGTAGCTGACTTAGCAAAAGGATACGATGCTGTATCAATTTTAGGAAATTGTAATGCCAATAGAGAAGCCCTAGAAAAAATAAAATCTCATGGCATAAAATATTTAGCAACTAGGTCTGCTGGAGTAAATAATATAGACTTTAAAGCTACTGAAGAATTTGGTATAAAGGTAGCTAATGTTCCAGCTTATTCACCTAATTCAGTTTCTGAATTGACTGTTGGAATCACATTATGTTTAACTAGAAAGATTCCCTTTGCATTAAGGAGAGTGGGAGTTCAAAGTTTCGCTTTAAATGGTCTTATTGGTGTTGAATTAAGAAACTTAACTGTAGGCGTTATAGGAACAGGTCGTATAGGCTTAGAAGTAATTAAGGGTTTTTCAGGATTTGGAACAAAAATGATAGGTTATGATATTGTGGAAAACGAAGAAGCAAAAAAATATATTGAATATAAATCTTTAGATGACATATATAGAGAAGCTGATATAATAACATTACATATTCCTTTAACAGATGATAATTATCATATGATTGGAAAGGAAAGTATTTCTAAAATGAAAGATGGCGTTTTCATAGTAAATGCAGCAAGGGGCGCATTGATTGATACTGAAGCACTGATAGAAGGATTAAAATCTGGCAAAGTAGGTGGAGCTGCATTAGATACTTATGAACATGAAGGTGGAGTATTCCATAATGATAAGATGAACGAGATTATGAGCGATGATACTTTAGCAAAACTTATGAGTTTCCCCAATGTAGTAGTAACACCTCATTTTGGTTTCTATACCGATGAAGCTGTATCTAATATGGTAGAAACCACACTCATAAACTTAAGAGACTTCGAAAGCAAAGGAACAAGCAGAAATCAAGTAAAATAA
- a CDS encoding electron transfer flavoprotein subunit beta/FixA family protein produces the protein MKIIVCLKQVPDTNEVKIDPKKGTLIREGVPSIINPDDKNALEEALRLKDKYDDVKVTVLSMGPPQAEVALKEAYAMGADECILLSDRAFAGSDTWATSTALAAGVKQIGDYDIIFCGRQAIDGDTAQVGPQIAEHLGLPQITYVQELEVEGDTVKAQRAVEDGYYNITSKMPVLLTAIKELNEPRYPSIGRIYEAYRELDVKVWGVDNITVDRANLGLDGSPTQVMKSFTPATRGAGEVLKGETKDVVRDLIVRLKERQII, from the coding sequence ATGAAAATCATCGTTTGTTTAAAGCAAGTTCCTGATACTAACGAAGTTAAAATAGATCCAAAAAAGGGAACCCTTATTAGGGAAGGAGTTCCAAGTATTATAAATCCAGATGACAAAAATGCACTGGAAGAAGCGTTAAGACTTAAAGATAAATATGATGATGTAAAGGTTACTGTATTGTCAATGGGACCACCTCAAGCAGAAGTTGCTCTTAAAGAGGCATATGCTATGGGTGCTGATGAATGTATATTATTAAGTGATAGAGCGTTTGCAGGTTCTGACACTTGGGCTACATCTACTGCATTGGCAGCAGGTGTTAAGCAAATAGGAGACTACGATATTATATTCTGTGGTAGACAAGCAATAGATGGAGATACTGCACAAGTTGGTCCACAAATAGCTGAGCATCTTGGATTACCTCAAATAACTTATGTTCAAGAATTAGAAGTAGAAGGAGATACTGTTAAAGCTCAAAGGGCAGTAGAAGACGGATATTATAATATAACATCAAAAATGCCTGTATTATTAACAGCTATTAAAGAGTTAAACGAACCAAGATATCCATCAATTGGTAGAATCTATGAAGCATATAGAGAATTAGATGTAAAGGTTTGGGGCGTAGATAATATTACTGTAGATAGAGCTAATCTAGGATTAGATGGTTCTCCAACACAAGTTATGAAGTCATTTACTCCAGCAACTAGAGGAGCAGGAGAAGTGCTTAAGGGAGAAACTAAAGATGTAGTAAGAGATTTAATTGTAAGACTTAAGGAAAGACAAATTATATAG
- a CDS encoding sigma-54-dependent Fis family transcriptional regulator — protein MKVNEIMTKNPITIKKYETIEKAASVMLNNSIDGIPIVDDQNRLIGLFTKQDLYRVVEKGISFKDFVSGVMHKNVEYVTKDKDTKDMLNIEMGRLPVVDKEKNVIGIITKTDLLKAYYKMTNHMTEEFEAIFKCTHNGLIVVDRNGKVTNVNKSGLRLLGQEEKNVIGKNVSQWISCKKILKVLDEGEPQIGNRCAINGFNVVMNITPYMRNDKIGGAIVALNDITELQETVEKLNDEKHLTHVLRTILENAYDGIVVIDKNRRITMINNSYAKFLEKTPKQLIGKDVTKVIENTRLHIVLDTGEAEIGEIQKIGSNNIVAMRIPIRENEKVVGAIGKIMFRNLQELNSLAKKLNNMKSELNFYKDELKKERSTKYSFDDIPEKSARIREVKDLSKKASKSNSTILIFGESGTGKELFAHSIHNASDRHLGPFVKMNCAAIPHNLLESELFGYAEGAFTGAKKGGKIGKFQLANGGTIFLDEIGDMSINMQAKLLRALQEKEIEPVGSNESIKIDARIISATNKDLNKLIEEGKFRRDLFYRLNVIKITVPPLRERKEDIEELVKILLKKLTGQLGKYVLGVTDEVLEIFRTYNWPGNVRELENVIERAVNLAELGDMIRPIHLPPHILQRDNKNTHDSFSLKYAVEDAEKNAIIKSLGLTKGNKVKAAKLLDISRSTLYEKIEKYGL, from the coding sequence ATGAAAGTCAATGAAATTATGACAAAAAATCCTATTACAATAAAGAAGTATGAAACCATAGAAAAAGCCGCTTCTGTAATGTTAAATAATAGTATAGATGGTATTCCTATAGTGGATGATCAGAATAGATTAATAGGACTTTTTACGAAACAGGACCTATATAGAGTGGTAGAGAAAGGTATTAGTTTCAAGGATTTTGTCAGTGGGGTTATGCATAAAAATGTGGAATATGTGACAAAAGATAAAGATACTAAAGATATGTTAAATATAGAGATGGGAAGATTACCCGTTGTGGATAAAGAAAAAAATGTCATAGGAATAATAACTAAAACTGATTTGTTAAAGGCATATTATAAAATGACTAATCATATGACTGAAGAATTTGAGGCTATATTTAAATGTACCCACAATGGGCTAATAGTTGTAGATAGAAATGGCAAGGTAACAAATGTAAATAAATCAGGGTTAAGATTATTAGGACAAGAAGAAAAAAATGTCATAGGGAAGAATGTTAGTCAGTGGATATCTTGTAAAAAGATATTAAAGGTATTAGATGAAGGAGAACCTCAAATAGGTAATAGATGTGCTATAAATGGATTTAATGTAGTTATGAACATTACTCCATATATGAGAAACGATAAAATTGGAGGAGCTATAGTCGCATTAAATGATATAACTGAACTTCAAGAGACAGTAGAAAAACTGAATGATGAGAAACACCTTACTCACGTACTGAGAACTATATTAGAAAATGCATATGATGGCATTGTAGTCATTGATAAAAATAGAAGGATAACTATGATAAATAATTCATATGCCAAATTTTTAGAAAAAACTCCAAAACAACTTATAGGAAAAGATGTTACTAAAGTAATAGAAAACACTAGACTTCATATAGTGCTTGACACTGGTGAAGCAGAAATAGGAGAAATTCAAAAGATAGGAAGTAATAATATAGTAGCTATGAGAATCCCCATAAGGGAAAATGAAAAGGTAGTTGGCGCTATTGGAAAGATTATGTTTAGAAATCTCCAAGAGCTAAATTCTTTGGCAAAAAAATTAAATAATATGAAAAGTGAATTGAATTTCTATAAAGATGAACTAAAGAAGGAGAGAAGTACAAAATATTCTTTTGATGATATACCTGAAAAAAGTGCTAGGATAAGAGAAGTAAAAGATTTATCAAAAAAGGCATCAAAAAGTAATTCTACCATATTGATATTTGGAGAGAGTGGTACAGGGAAGGAGCTATTTGCTCATAGTATACATAATGCCAGTGATAGACATTTGGGACCATTTGTAAAAATGAATTGTGCAGCAATACCCCACAATCTATTGGAGTCTGAACTATTTGGATATGCAGAAGGGGCTTTTACTGGCGCGAAGAAAGGTGGAAAAATAGGTAAATTTCAATTGGCCAATGGTGGAACTATATTTTTAGATGAAATAGGGGACATGTCTATAAATATGCAGGCCAAACTATTGAGGGCATTACAAGAAAAAGAGATAGAACCTGTGGGGTCTAATGAATCTATAAAAATAGATGCTAGAATAATATCGGCTACAAATAAAGATTTAAATAAACTTATTGAGGAAGGAAAGTTTAGAAGAGATCTATTTTATAGATTAAATGTAATAAAGATAACGGTGCCTCCACTGAGAGAGAGGAAAGAAGATATCGAAGAATTAGTTAAAATACTTTTGAAAAAGTTGACTGGGCAGTTAGGTAAATATGTTTTAGGGGTTACAGATGAGGTTTTAGAAATATTTAGAACGTATAATTGGCCAGGGAATGTTAGAGAATTGGAAAATGTTATAGAGAGGGCAGTTAATTTAGCAGAGTTAGGAGACATGATTAGACCAATACATTTGCCTCCTCATATATTACAAAGAGATAATAAGAATACCCATGATTCATTTTCTTTGAAGTATGCGGTTGAAGATGCAGAAAAAAATGCAATAATTAAAAGTCTTGGATTGACAAAGGGAAATAAAGTTAAGGCAGCAAAATTATTAGATATAAGCAGGTCAACTCTATATGAAAAAATAGAAAAATATGGACTATAA
- a CDS encoding redox-sensing transcriptional repressor Rex, with amino-acid sequence MNKNVSMAVIRRLPKYYRYLTELLEKDITRISSQELSKLTGFTASQIRQDLNNFGGFGQQGYGYNVEELQIEVGKILGLNRIYKTVLVGAGNLGQAIADYRGFEEAGFKLLALFDKNPKLIGLQIRGIEIKDVDYLEDFIVENGVEIGIICTPKEGSQEVADMLSRSGIKGIWNFAPADLRVPEEIIVENVHLNESLFTLSYLLKQQTEK; translated from the coding sequence ATGAATAAGAATGTATCAATGGCTGTCATAAGACGATTACCAAAGTATTATAGATATTTGACAGAATTATTAGAAAAGGATATAACGAGAATATCTTCTCAAGAATTAAGTAAATTAACAGGTTTCACAGCTTCTCAGATAAGGCAGGACTTAAATAATTTTGGTGGATTTGGACAACAAGGTTATGGATATAATGTTGAGGAGTTACAAATTGAAGTAGGTAAGATATTAGGATTAAACCGTATTTATAAGACTGTATTAGTTGGAGCAGGAAATCTAGGTCAGGCAATAGCAGATTATAGAGGTTTTGAAGAAGCAGGATTTAAGTTATTAGCGTTATTTGATAAAAATCCAAAACTTATTGGACTACAGATTAGAGGTATAGAAATAAAAGATGTAGATTACCTTGAGGATTTCATAGTAGAAAACGGAGTGGAAATAGGAATAATATGTACTCCAAAGGAAGGAAGTCAGGAGGTAGCTGATATGCTATCAAGGAGTGGCATAAAGGGCATATGGAATTTTGCACCTGCAGATTTGAGGGTTCCAGAGGAGATAATTGTAGAAAATGTACATTTAAATGAGAGTTTATTTACATTATCATATTTATTGAAACAACAGACAGAGAAGTAG
- a CDS encoding acyl-CoA dehydrogenase: MNFTLTKEQEMVKKVMREFTEKEVDPIAAEIDETERYPRETVDKMAKYGMLGIPFPKEVGGAGGDEVAYAIAIEELSKRCGTTGVILSAHTSLGTWPIYKFGTEGQKAKYLKKLASGEWLGAFALTEPNAGTDAASQQTIAKLEGDHYVLNGSKVFITGGGQADVYIVFAMTDKSKGTRGISAFIIEKDFPGFSIGKIEDKLGIRGSQTSELIFENCIVPKENLLGKEGRGFGIAMTTLDGGRIGIAAQALGIAQGAIDEAVKYIKEREQFGRPISSFQGLQWYIAEMETKVNAARWLVYSAAYNKANGLPYGKEAAMAKLYAAEVAMEVTTRSVQLHGGYGYTKDYPVERMMRDAKITEIYEGTSEVQKMVIAGNVLR; the protein is encoded by the coding sequence ATGAATTTCACTTTGACTAAAGAGCAAGAAATGGTTAAAAAAGTTATGAGGGAATTTACTGAAAAAGAAGTTGATCCTATTGCAGCTGAAATTGATGAGACAGAAAGATACCCAAGAGAAACAGTTGACAAGATGGCTAAATATGGAATGTTGGGTATACCATTTCCTAAAGAAGTAGGAGGAGCAGGTGGAGATGAGGTAGCTTATGCTATAGCTATCGAAGAACTTTCAAAAAGATGTGGTACAACAGGAGTTATTCTTTCTGCACATACTTCATTGGGAACATGGCCAATATATAAATTTGGTACAGAAGGACAAAAGGCTAAATACCTTAAGAAATTAGCTTCAGGAGAATGGTTGGGAGCTTTTGCACTAACTGAGCCAAATGCTGGTACTGATGCAGCGAGCCAACAAACTATAGCTAAATTAGAAGGAGATCATTATGTACTAAATGGTTCAAAGGTATTTATTACTGGTGGAGGTCAAGCAGATGTATATATAGTATTTGCTATGACTGATAAATCAAAAGGTACTAGAGGAATTAGTGCATTTATAATTGAAAAAGATTTCCCAGGATTCTCAATTGGTAAAATAGAAGATAAATTAGGAATTAGAGGTTCACAAACTTCTGAGTTGATATTTGAAAATTGTATAGTACCAAAGGAAAATCTACTTGGAAAAGAAGGTAGAGGATTTGGTATAGCAATGACAACACTTGATGGTGGTAGAATCGGTATAGCTGCTCAAGCATTAGGTATAGCTCAAGGTGCTATTGATGAAGCGGTTAAATATATTAAAGAGAGAGAACAATTTGGTAGACCAATATCTAGCTTCCAAGGACTTCAATGGTATATAGCAGAAATGGAAACTAAGGTAAATGCAGCTAGATGGTTAGTTTATAGTGCAGCTTATAATAAAGCTAATGGTTTACCATATGGTAAAGAAGCAGCTATGGCTAAATTATATGCAGCAGAAGTTGCTATGGAAGTAACTACAAGATCAGTACAATTACATGGTGGATATGGATACACTAAAGATTATCCAGTAGAAAGAATGATGAGAGACGCTAAGATCACTGAAATCTATGAAGGTACTTCAGAAGTTCAAAAGATGGTTATAGCAGGTAATGTATTAAGATAG
- the hisC gene encoding histidinol-phosphate transaminase — MSNFFRNEIKDLAPYKPGRPIEDVKREYGLDKVVKLASNENPIGCSKKAKEALRKAAKNLAIYPDGNATLLKEAFAKKFNISVDEVLPSSGADEMIDTIAKTFIDKEDEVIMADVTFPRYIATTKMMGGIPKIVPLKDYTYDLDSMLKAITKRTKLIWICNPNNPTGTMITEEEIVKFLDQVPENVVVVYDEAYREYVTRDDFTRDSVKLVRKYPNVLAMRTLSKAYGLAGIRVGYTISNKEIIENLNKVRGPFNVNSLGQAAAIGALEDDDFVKEIYELNLEGKKYLYDELKKMDLSFPPTETNHIYLDVKKDAQEVFIEMQKKGVIIRPMGGTFIRVSIGTMEENKFFIKTLKEVLGKDVEEALA; from the coding sequence ATGTCCAATTTTTTTAGGAACGAAATTAAAGATCTTGCACCTTACAAACCTGGAAGACCTATTGAAGATGTTAAAAGAGAATATGGTTTGGATAAGGTTGTAAAATTGGCTTCAAATGAAAATCCTATAGGATGTTCTAAGAAGGCAAAAGAGGCCTTGAGAAAGGCTGCTAAAAATTTAGCTATTTATCCTGATGGAAATGCTACTTTGCTTAAGGAGGCATTTGCCAAAAAATTCAACATTAGTGTTGATGAAGTACTTCCCAGTAGTGGTGCTGATGAAATGATTGACACAATAGCCAAAACTTTTATAGACAAAGAAGATGAAGTGATTATGGCAGACGTTACTTTTCCTAGATACATAGCTACTACTAAAATGATGGGAGGGATTCCCAAAATAGTACCACTTAAAGATTATACTTATGATTTAGATAGCATGCTTAAAGCTATAACAAAAAGGACTAAGCTTATTTGGATATGTAATCCAAACAATCCTACAGGAACTATGATTACCGAAGAAGAAATAGTGAAATTTTTAGATCAAGTACCAGAAAATGTTGTGGTTGTTTATGATGAGGCATATAGAGAATATGTAACAAGAGATGATTTTACAAGAGATAGTGTTAAATTGGTAAGAAAATATCCTAATGTTTTAGCAATGAGAACTCTTTCTAAAGCTTATGGACTTGCCGGTATAAGAGTTGGATATACCATTTCAAACAAAGAAATTATTGAAAATTTAAACAAAGTAAGGGGTCCTTTCAATGTCAATTCTCTTGGTCAAGCAGCTGCTATAGGGGCACTTGAAGATGATGATTTCGTAAAGGAAATTTATGAATTAAATCTTGAAGGTAAAAAATACTTATATGATGAATTGAAAAAAATGGATCTTTCTTTTCCTCCCACTGAGACCAATCACATATACTTAGATGTTAAAAAAGATGCTCAGGAAGTCTTTATAGAAATGCAAAAGAAAGGTGTTATAATTAGGCCCATGGGTGGGACTTTCATAAGGGTGTCAATAGGAACTATGGAAGAAAACAAGTTTTTCATTAAGACTCTTAAAGAAGTTCTAGGTAAAGATGTGGAAGAAGCGTTAGCCTAG